From the genome of Schistocerca gregaria isolate iqSchGreg1 unplaced genomic scaffold, iqSchGreg1.2 ptg000946l, whole genome shotgun sequence:
TGGAGATCCTGTTTCCTTGCATCGCCTCCCCTTTCAGCTTATGTATAATGGACCGGCCCAGGTCTCGTCTTTTTACGAACCTAAGCCCATTCCCTTCTCGAAATTGCGAGAGCTCAATTCATGTTCGAACACGTATAATCAATAACGCCGGGGGCTTGTGTGTTGGCACGCTCCCAGTGGTAACCAATTTGTTCTCTACCTTGATTTGCTACCCATCTTTTTTTAACTTTCAACACGCTCTACTGCCCACCTGTTAATTCGTATCTCTCTGAAGCCTATCCTATGGACCAGCTAGCCTCTTTTCGAGGTAAATACATGcatggaatgaatgtgtgtgttccGGATGGACACATGGGTAAGCAAGAAAGGTCGAGCTTTTTTGGACACAGTGTGCGTGTGTTTTTTTTGGACAGAGTGCTCTGACTCCTTTGGTTCGTTCGTGCTAGGTGTAGTGTTTCGAGAACAAGGTAGACCTCTTTGCGACGTTGATCACCACAGGGCCACTTTTCGGACATCAAGTTTTCAGGGCCCCACACCTCAATGTCCGCACAATTGCAAGAGCAACTCTAGCGGCGTACAGCAGACTGAACGTGTATGGAACGTGCACAGATCATTCTCTTCTTTTAAGTCTTGGAATCGAAGTCCTTTTCAACTGGGTTTCCCTAAAGAGTCTAACTGGCTCAACTGGATGCAATCTATCGGGCCCTCTATTCACGCGCCTGTCTGCATGAGCAACGCGTTGCTGCCCTTTGAATCGACGATTGGCAGCATGATGAGAGCTTTCGACAACCAAGCTTCTCAACTTCTCGATGCCTTTATCTGTCCTATGGGTTTGACCGATGGTGCCGGGACTGCCTCCAGCCAGTTCAGTCACCCAGCGGGAGATGACTTGGCAGTCTTTACGATCATATCATCCTCAGATGCACCGAATCTGAATAGGAGCGCCGACTACAAGATTAAAGATCGTAATGTTGAAGTCTCCAATGTAACGGAGGAAAATGCCCAGCTGCCGTCCGAATCGAGCAGGAGAAAAAGGGCGAAGCGAGAGTCCACTCCGTCTTTGGATGATGAGAATTTAGAGTCGGGCGATTGCAAAAAGCGGCACTGTAAACAATCGTTTTTTGATAGAAGCCgacgataaaaaaaaaagagatcattttttatggtacaaaatttcatattAAGCTCATTCTCATGTCTCTGATTTCATTCACTTCCTATTTGAAAAAGTCCCTAAGCGTATTTCGAGCTTCTTTATACAATGAATAGGAATCGATG
Proteins encoded in this window:
- the LOC126325827 gene encoding uncharacterized protein LOC126325827 isoform X1 codes for the protein MMLPQNLPKISNHDIRFGDPVSLHRLPFQLMYNGPAQVSSFYEPKPIPFSKLRELNSSYPMDQLASFRGKYMHGMNVCVPDGHMGVVFREQGRPLCDVDHHRATFRTSSFQGPTPQCPHNCKSNSSGVQQTERVWNVHRSFSSFKSWNRSPFQLGFPKESNWLNWMQSIGPSIHAPVCMSNALLPFESTIGSMMRAFDNQASQLLDAFICPMGLTDGAGTASSQFSHPAGDDLAVFTIISSSDAPNLNRSADYKIKDRNVEVSNVTEENAQLPSESSRRKRAKRESTPSLDDENLESGDCKKRHCKQSFFDRSRR
- the LOC126325827 gene encoding uncharacterized protein LOC126325827 isoform X2, giving the protein MLPQNLPKISNHDIRFGDPVSLHRLPFQLMYNGPAQVSSFYEPKPIPFSKLRELNSSYPMDQLASFRGKYMHGMNVCVPDGHMVFREQGRPLCDVDHHRATFRTSSFQGPTPQCPHNCKSNSSGVQQTERVWNVHRSFSSFKSWNRSPFQLGFPKESNWLNWMQSIGPSIHAPVCMSNALLPFESTIGSMMRAFDNQASQLLDAFICPMGLTDGAGTASSQFSHPAGDDLAVFTIISSSDAPNLNRSADYKIKDRNVEVSNVTEENAQLPSESSRRKRAKRESTPSLDDENLESGDCKKRHCKQSFFDRSRR
- the LOC126325827 gene encoding uncharacterized protein LOC126325827 isoform X3, producing MDQLASFRGKYMHGMNVCVPDGHMGVVFREQGRPLCDVDHHRATFRTSSFQGPTPQCPHNCKSNSSGVQQTERVWNVHRSFSSFKSWNRSPFQLGFPKESNWLNWMQSIGPSIHAPVCMSNALLPFESTIGSMMRAFDNQASQLLDAFICPMGLTDGAGTASSQFSHPAGDDLAVFTIISSSDAPNLNRSADYKIKDRNVEVSNVTEENAQLPSESSRRKRAKRESTPSLDDENLESGDCKKRHCKQSFFDRSRR